Genomic segment of Roseofilum casamattae BLCC-M143:
TCGTCATTTGCCATTCGTCGCTTTCCATCTGGACAAAGGACAAAGGACGAAAGACAAAGGTTTTAGAGAGAGACCGAATCTAAGCAGGCACTCCGTTTTCATTGATGTAGTTTATGGCATCTTGCACCGTGGCGATGTTTTCGGCGGCTTCATCGGGTATATCTATGCCAAACTCTTCTTCCAGGGCCATGACCAGTTCTACTGTGTCTAGGGAGTCGGCTCCTAAATCGTCAGTGAAACTCGCTTCTGGTACGACTTTCTCCTGCTCTACTCCTAGCTGATCGCCGACGATTGTTTTCACCTTTTCGAGGATTGATTCTGACATACTCTAATTTTTCCTTTATGATTAAGTGGGCTGACTTAGTTGCTGTGCAACTTACCATTCTAAGCATTATTCGATCTTATCGGAAAGCGTTCCTTCTTGGTCAGTTTTCTCGCTATGTTTGGGGGAAACGGGGAATGAAGGAGCTAGAAGGGTCAAGCCGGACACAGCCAGATGATTCTATCTATGACGACACCATCACTCAAATACGCTTACTTTCCCGGATGTGTGGCTCAGGGAGCATGTAGAGAGTTATACCAATCAACTAATGCGATCGCCAACGCGCTCAATATCGAACTTTTGGAACTGAAGAAAGCGTCCTGCTGTGGTTCGGGAACATTTAAGGAAGATTCTCAGTTCCTGGAAGATACCGTAAATGCGCGTAATATTGCCTTAGCAGAGGAACTAAATTTACCGCTGCTGACCCATTGCAGTACCTGTCAGGGCGTTATCGGCCATGTGGACGAGCGGTTGAAGCGATCGCAAACTGAGGATACGGAATATTTCAACCGAGTGAACGGGTTGCTGAAGCAGGAAGGATGCAGTCCCTATCGCGGTTCGACCGAAGTAAAGCATTTACTGTGGGTCTTAGTGGCCGATTATGGATTGGATGCCATCCGCGAGCAAGTGACTCGTTCGCTGCAAGGCTTAAACTGTGCGGCGTTTTATGGATGTTATTTGCTGCGCGGACAGCAAGAGCCTTGGGAAAACCCCTATCAACCCGAGTCCATGGAAAGGATGTTTGAGACATTGGGGGCAACGGCCATTTATTATCGCGGACGAACTCAATGTTGCGGATGGCCGCTCTCGAGCTATGCGACGGAGGAGTCGTTTAAGATGGCTGGAGGACATTTGCAAGAGGCGATCGCTGCTGGAGCTGATTGTTTGGTCACCCCTTGTCCGTTGTGCCACCTCAACTTAGATTCTCGCCAACCGGAAGTGGCGCGAGTTGTCAATCGTCCCCTAGGATTACCAGTGCTGCATTTACCGCAATTGCTGGGGTTAGCTCTCGGACTCGATCCTGAGGTGCTCGGTTTAGATCGTCATGTAGTTTCCGTTGCGCCGGTTTTAGCGAAACTGGGGATCGATGGATAATACTGAGGATCTCTCAGATTAGTCATATGGAAACTTACCCAATTGTTGAAACCTTTCATTCCATCCAAGGCGAAGGGTATTGGATGGGACAAAATTCCTTTTTTATTCGCCTCGGAGGCTGCGATGTGGGATGCTGGTTCTGCGATACCAAAGAGTCTTGGCCGGCTCACAAGCACCCGCAGTATTCGGTTCCCGCCCTCGCCGAGAAAGTTTTAGCCGCATCGGCAAGTACGGTTATTGTTACTGGGGGAGAACCGTTAATGCACGATCTAAATCCACTTACAAAAGGCTTAAAATCTCTGTGTTCGCTTCCTCTACATCTGGAAACCTCTGGCGCTCATCCATTTTCCGGAACGTTTGATTGGGTGACATTTTCGCCAAAACGGTTTAAGTTACCCCATCCCAGTATTCGCGATCGCGCGGATGAATTGAAAGTCGTCATCGCCAATGCTGAAGATCTGCAATGGGCACAAGACCAAGCTAGTTTAGTGAAGGAGAGCGCAATCAAGTTTTTGCAACCGGAATGGAATAGTCCGGAGGCAACCGATCTGGTCTTTGAGTTTGTTTTGGCTCATCCCGACTGGCGCATTAGCTTGCAAACTCACAAGTTCTTGGGAGTGAGATAGTTAATCCAGAGTGTGGGAGCGCGATCGCCAAGACTGTAGTGAGGATAAGCTAAAACAATGCTCTTCATTCTGACTGACTCATGCAATCCGTTACCCGACTGGCTGTTGCCCTGCTTTTTCTCTCCATACTCGTAGGTAGGGACCAAAGCTCTCCAGTCACCCGCTCATTGCCAACTTCAAAGATTGAGATAGCTAACGTGGAACAGCACCACTCGGACTCTGACTCCCAAGAGGCCCGCAGTCTGGCCCTACGCCAGCAAGTAGCAGCCCGAGATTTAGAGGATTTGGAGCAGTGGTGGCCGAAGCGCAATATCGGCGACCCACACAAGTATCTGTTGCCCGTGATACTCGCCCGTCTATCGTTGCCCGACCAATACGATCGCGAAACAACCTGGAATGCTCTGCATCGGCTCAATCAAGCCAAAAAAGACTTATATCACTTCCGCAGCATTTTTGACATTCGGATTTTCTTTCAGTTTCGCGATAATCTGCCCGAAGAGTTAGAAGCAGACTATCGCAGTCAACTACAAGAGAAACGAGTGGGGCAGTGGACGGAAGGAGGAACGGAAAATCATATGTTCATGCAACGGGTGTCTGGGTTAGCCTTAATGGATGGTAGTGGCTGGCCCAATGCTTACCCGGCGACAGCAGCGACGAATGAGGCATGGTTGCGAGCGGAGCTGAATAAGTTTCTCACTATCGGTCAAGGAGAATTTCATTCTTCCACCTATTATGGCTATTCGATCGCTGGTTTGCTTAACCTCTACGATTTTGCGCGTACTCCAGAACGAAAGCAACTGGCCAAAGCAACTCTAGATTGGTTGGCGACCAATATGGCGCTCCGACTCAGTTGGGGAACCGCAGGAGGTGCGGAAAGTCGCGGATTCGATCGCGGAACCTGGGACGAGAGCGAGCTAGCAGGAGTGGCTTGGGTGTGGTGGGGAGACGATCCGGAAACGGCGAGTCGAATGAAGCGTAAGACAAGGAGAACGGCTCTTCCTGCTGCTTTAAGTACCTATCGCCCTCCAGCACATTTGCGCGCGATCGCGCAAAAAAAAATTCCCCTGCCTTTTCAACTCACAGCCAGTCATCCCGCCTACTATTCCTATCATGAAGATAATCAGTTTTGGGAAACCTTTTATGCCACGGAAGATTATACTCTCGGTACATTAATTAATCCCCGCCGTTCTTATCAAGTAAAAGGGACAATTAATGCTCAGTATGCTACCTATAAATTAGTCGTTCGCGACCCAGAGAAAAAAAAGAATGCCGTTATTTCTCTCGGTGGAACTTATCATAGCCCTATGGCTGTCGGCAGCTCTCCGGGCGATCGCTATTTCCAACACCAAGGAACCGTCCTCTATCAATTGCGCCTGAGCGATGAAGACCAAAGAGCTGGAGTCCCTCCGCGATCGCATCTGGTCCTCCCAACGCGCTACGGACCGCCGCAACAGCACGGAGATTGGTACATTTGGCAGATCGAAAATATTTGGTTATGCGCTCGTCCTTGGGGAGAGAATATTCAGTGGCGCTCCTCAGTTTCCTCTAAGGGCAAAGAAACCAACTATCAAGTCCTCGCAGCGAATGGCTCGAATACCGCTTGGATTACAGATATCGCTGCCACAAAAGATTATTCGAGTTTTCATCAACTTACCCTGGCACTCGATCGCACTAATCCTCGGCTGCAAGGCGATCGTATTCGCTATCGCAGCCTGCCCAAACCGAAGGAAAAACAACCCCGTCCGTACCAGTTATCCTTCCGCTATCATGGCAATATTTATGAAAAGTATGGTACGATTAACCAAAAGGATCGAAGTCTAAAAAACCGGCCGATTCTCAACGCACCATTTATACAACAACCTCTGTATGACGGTATCCTTGTGGTTGAGAATCCGAGAAAAAATCGCGATCGCCAGTCCCCTTTATCTCCGAGTATTTGGCGTTTGCAAGTAACTCCTGCGGGACCTGAATGGGATCGGCGTTAAAACCAAAGCCTGCAGACTTGTATTGAACCAATAGCGATAAGCCAGGAGTGCGATCGTGAGTTAGGATAAAGGTACTTTAAGCGACCCTAAAGCTTACTCCGATTGGGTAGACGACTTGTTTCACTGCATCTATCCCC
This window contains:
- a CDS encoding acyl carrier protein encodes the protein MSESILEKVKTIVGDQLGVEQEKVVPEASFTDDLGADSLDTVELVMALEEEFGIDIPDEAAENIATVQDAINYINENGVPA
- a CDS encoding CoB--CoM heterodisulfide reductase iron-sulfur subunit B family protein, which produces MTTPSLKYAYFPGCVAQGACRELYQSTNAIANALNIELLELKKASCCGSGTFKEDSQFLEDTVNARNIALAEELNLPLLTHCSTCQGVIGHVDERLKRSQTEDTEYFNRVNGLLKQEGCSPYRGSTEVKHLLWVLVADYGLDAIREQVTRSLQGLNCAAFYGCYLLRGQQEPWENPYQPESMERMFETLGATAIYYRGRTQCCGWPLSSYATEESFKMAGGHLQEAIAAGADCLVTPCPLCHLNLDSRQPEVARVVNRPLGLPVLHLPQLLGLALGLDPEVLGLDRHVVSVAPVLAKLGIDG
- a CDS encoding 7-carboxy-7-deazaguanine synthase QueE; its protein translation is MRISQISHMETYPIVETFHSIQGEGYWMGQNSFFIRLGGCDVGCWFCDTKESWPAHKHPQYSVPALAEKVLAASASTVIVTGGEPLMHDLNPLTKGLKSLCSLPLHLETSGAHPFSGTFDWVTFSPKRFKLPHPSIRDRADELKVVIANAEDLQWAQDQASLVKESAIKFLQPEWNSPEATDLVFEFVLAHPDWRISLQTHKFLGVR